A genomic window from Sanguibacter antarcticus includes:
- a CDS encoding ribonuclease E/G codes for MTLDNSTTPESSSTTGADAAPVKKPARRRVTRQAAAPQPGDTPAPDGSAPAAAPPAPDAVAPPAARPERVAPALDVLAEFSPPAPVAAEPPKRRRATSSGRAAARAAVLDAAVPDAVEPAPAASTSAPASDEVGAAPARRSRSRAKSPSTGHTTPSHDDEVATLDVVASVAALASRTPADDAPAQPARARRTRSAGRATSAPAEQAPAQSVPTTQSAPLAPSEPTVVIEPPVEATTPVEAESGEPRRSTRTRGSRRATSAPRSTTPEASSEPESTSTVAEPDRAQDAAPTTTDSRSDASGSAAASESTADSDSAVAPEKSAPTRSRRSRVTRQAAPASSEAQVVAPTEEAVEAETSADEEPAAPRRSTTALLFQAPDASAARTGRRRAQSPAGPPKPVVAPEPGDEDGADDADVDELDTDETVAVTERVERSVDARGTTSTEDDDEDEDDDSSAEANDGPRRRRRRGGRGRRNRGGSDNQPQDENDDASDDEQGSAGTSDSADAQRSEDSDDEQQTAGRSRRRSRTSGVAQPGAGQADDDEDASSDDSDTDNDDSDESGSSRRRRRRRRGGRGTEAEAPAQAAPRSPARGRTASDEVTALKGSTRLEAKRQRRREGRDAGRRRSVITEAEFLARRESVDRSMIVRERNGRTQIAVLEDGVLVEHYVSQQSQASMAGNVYLGRVQNVLPSMEAAFVDVGKGRNAVLYAGEVNWDAAGLEGAPRRIEQALKSGDPVLVQVTKDPIGHKGARLTSQVTLAGRYLVYVPGGGMTGISRKLPDTERARLKKILREVVPESAGVIVRTAAEGASEEELRADIARLQLQWEAIQKKSKSASAPALLQGEPDLAIRVVRDIFNDDFRSLTISGQSAWSEISEYVNELAPDLADRVTRWTSEKDVFGEARIDEQLAKGMDRKVWLPSGGSLVIDRTEAMTVVDVNTGKFTGSGGTLEETVTRNNLEAAEEIVRQLRLRDIGGIIVIDFIDMVLESNRDLVLRRLVECLGRDRTKHQVAEVTSLGLVQMTRKRVGQGLVEAFSETCEHCNGRGFIVQDEPIEKYTQAGTPGAEPAAEHGHDTGEAKRSRRKRPAGKDETPEPSSAPSLPEAREAVKMTLATIAAAAAHAHDHDHDQAGEDASPVEGKTAASSDVDPSERSQPAAPVLDVLAEFGGARPAPGADVETVVVEEPVESERADATFPGTDEPAADEAPVPAPDGAGTAPDEAPSHD; via the coding sequence GTGACGCTCGACAACAGCACGACACCCGAATCATCCAGCACGACCGGGGCGGATGCCGCCCCCGTGAAGAAGCCCGCTCGCCGTCGCGTCACCCGACAGGCTGCCGCGCCCCAGCCTGGGGACACCCCCGCTCCTGACGGGTCGGCCCCGGCTGCAGCGCCGCCCGCACCCGATGCCGTCGCCCCTCCTGCGGCTCGCCCGGAGCGCGTCGCGCCAGCACTCGACGTCCTCGCCGAGTTCTCCCCGCCTGCGCCCGTCGCCGCCGAGCCCCCCAAGCGTCGCCGTGCGACGTCCTCCGGACGGGCCGCCGCCCGCGCCGCAGTTCTCGACGCCGCTGTGCCCGACGCGGTCGAGCCCGCCCCCGCAGCGTCGACCAGCGCTCCCGCGTCCGACGAGGTCGGGGCCGCGCCGGCGCGCCGCAGCCGGTCACGAGCGAAGAGCCCGTCGACCGGGCACACCACGCCGTCTCACGACGACGAGGTTGCCACGCTCGACGTGGTCGCCTCTGTCGCGGCGCTCGCATCACGGACGCCTGCCGACGACGCCCCTGCACAGCCCGCTCGCGCACGCCGGACACGCAGTGCAGGCCGCGCGACGAGCGCGCCCGCCGAGCAGGCGCCTGCACAGAGCGTTCCAACGACACAGAGCGCTCCGCTGGCTCCTTCTGAGCCGACTGTCGTCATCGAGCCGCCTGTCGAGGCGACGACCCCTGTCGAGGCGGAGTCCGGCGAGCCGCGTCGCTCGACCCGCACCCGGGGGAGCCGTCGAGCCACGAGCGCGCCCCGCTCGACGACGCCCGAGGCCTCCTCCGAGCCCGAGAGCACCTCTACGGTCGCCGAACCGGACCGTGCACAGGATGCTGCGCCGACGACGACCGACTCCCGGTCAGATGCTTCAGGGAGCGCCGCGGCCTCAGAGAGCACTGCAGACTCAGACAGCGCTGTTGCTCCAGAGAAGTCTGCGCCCACACGCTCGCGCCGGTCGAGGGTGACACGGCAGGCTGCGCCTGCGTCGTCCGAGGCGCAGGTCGTTGCCCCAACCGAGGAGGCCGTCGAGGCTGAGACCTCCGCCGACGAGGAGCCAGCAGCCCCTCGACGATCGACCACTGCACTCCTCTTCCAGGCTCCGGACGCCTCGGCGGCGCGGACGGGACGCCGGCGCGCACAGTCGCCGGCCGGACCGCCGAAGCCGGTCGTCGCACCCGAGCCCGGCGACGAGGACGGTGCTGACGACGCAGACGTCGATGAGCTCGACACAGACGAGACCGTCGCGGTCACGGAGCGCGTCGAGCGCTCTGTCGACGCTCGCGGGACCACCAGCACCGAGGACGACGACGAAGACGAGGACGACGACAGCTCTGCTGAGGCGAACGACGGACCACGTCGTCGTCGTCGTCGTGGTGGACGCGGTCGTCGGAACCGTGGCGGCTCGGACAACCAGCCGCAGGACGAGAACGACGACGCCTCCGACGACGAGCAGGGCTCCGCAGGGACCTCTGACTCTGCTGATGCGCAGCGCTCGGAGGACTCCGACGACGAGCAGCAGACAGCGGGTCGCTCGCGCCGACGCTCACGCACCTCGGGAGTCGCTCAGCCCGGTGCGGGCCAGGCCGACGACGACGAGGACGCTTCCTCGGACGACTCTGACACCGACAACGACGACTCTGACGAGAGCGGCTCCAGCCGTCGCCGTCGCCGTCGCCGCCGTGGCGGCCGCGGCACCGAGGCCGAGGCTCCCGCACAGGCAGCTCCACGCAGCCCGGCTCGCGGACGCACGGCCTCGGACGAGGTCACCGCGCTCAAGGGGTCGACCCGACTGGAGGCGAAGCGCCAGCGCCGCCGTGAGGGACGTGACGCAGGCCGCCGCCGCTCGGTCATCACCGAAGCGGAGTTCCTCGCACGCCGGGAGAGCGTCGACCGGTCGATGATCGTCCGGGAGCGCAACGGTCGGACCCAGATCGCTGTGCTCGAGGACGGCGTGCTCGTCGAGCACTATGTCTCGCAGCAGTCGCAGGCCTCCATGGCCGGCAACGTGTACCTCGGTCGGGTGCAGAACGTCCTGCCGAGCATGGAGGCAGCCTTCGTCGACGTCGGCAAGGGACGCAACGCCGTGCTCTACGCCGGAGAGGTGAACTGGGACGCAGCAGGCCTAGAAGGCGCGCCTCGGCGCATCGAGCAGGCACTGAAGTCTGGCGACCCGGTCCTCGTCCAGGTGACGAAGGACCCGATCGGCCACAAGGGTGCTCGGCTCACCTCACAGGTCACGCTCGCGGGTCGCTACCTCGTCTACGTGCCCGGTGGCGGCATGACCGGCATCTCGCGCAAGCTACCTGACACCGAGCGTGCCCGCCTCAAGAAGATCCTGCGCGAGGTCGTTCCCGAGAGCGCAGGCGTCATCGTGCGGACCGCAGCCGAGGGAGCGAGCGAAGAGGAGCTCCGTGCGGACATCGCACGTCTGCAGCTGCAGTGGGAGGCCATCCAGAAGAAGTCCAAGAGCGCGTCGGCACCGGCGCTGCTCCAGGGCGAGCCGGATCTCGCGATCCGGGTCGTGCGTGACATCTTCAACGACGACTTCCGCTCGCTGACCATCTCTGGCCAGAGCGCGTGGTCGGAGATCTCCGAGTACGTCAACGAGCTCGCTCCGGATCTCGCAGACCGCGTGACCCGGTGGACGAGCGAGAAGGACGTGTTCGGTGAGGCTCGTATCGACGAGCAGCTCGCCAAGGGGATGGACCGCAAGGTGTGGCTGCCGTCTGGCGGGTCGCTCGTCATCGACCGCACGGAGGCCATGACAGTCGTCGACGTCAACACCGGCAAGTTCACGGGCTCCGGCGGGACTCTCGAAGAGACGGTCACGCGCAACAACCTCGAGGCCGCCGAGGAGATCGTCCGTCAGCTGCGGCTGCGGGACATCGGCGGGATCATCGTCATCGACTTCATCGACATGGTCCTGGAGTCCAACCGTGACCTCGTGCTGCGCCGCCTCGTCGAGTGCCTCGGACGGGACCGCACCAAGCACCAGGTGGCCGAGGTGACGTCGCTCGGTCTTGTGCAGATGACCCGCAAGCGCGTGGGCCAGGGCCTCGTCGAGGCCTTCAGCGAGACCTGCGAGCACTGCAACGGTCGTGGCTTCATCGTCCAGGACGAGCCGATCGAGAAGTACACGCAAGCGGGTACGCCCGGGGCGGAGCCTGCTGCTGAGCACGGCCACGACACGGGAGAGGCGAAGCGTTCTCGCCGCAAGCGTCCGGCCGGCAAGGACGAGACGCCCGAGCCGTCGAGCGCACCGTCGCTCCCTGAGGCGCGCGAAGCGGTCAAGATGACCCTCGCGACCATCGCGGCGGCGGCGGCGCACGCTCACGACCACGACCACGACCAGGCGGGTGAAGACGCTTCACCGGTCGAGGGGAAGACGGCCGCATCCAGCGACGTCGATCCGAGCGAGCGGAGCCAGCCTGCAGCACCTGTCCTCGATGTGCTGGCCGAGTTCGGTGGAGCGCGTCCTGCACCCGGAGCGGACGTCGAGACGGTGGTCGTGGAGGAGCCGGTCGAGAGCGAGCGGGCGGATGCCACGTTTCCCGGCACCGACGAGCCAGCAGCCGACGAGGCGCCAGTCCCTGCCCCAGACGGGGCTGGCACGGCTCCTGACGAGGCTCCGTCGCACGACTGA
- the rplU gene encoding 50S ribosomal protein L21: protein MVYAIVKAGGRQEKVSVGDVVVVDRLSGDAGDTVELPALLLVDGEKVTTDATKLAKVKVSAEIVRDEKGPKIIILKFKNKTGYRKRQGHRQQLTRLKVTEIK, encoded by the coding sequence GTGGTGTACGCGATCGTCAAGGCCGGTGGCCGCCAGGAGAAGGTTTCCGTTGGTGACGTCGTCGTCGTCGACCGACTTTCCGGCGACGCTGGCGATACCGTCGAACTGCCCGCGCTGCTTCTGGTTGACGGGGAGAAGGTGACCACCGACGCGACGAAGCTCGCGAAGGTCAAGGTCAGCGCAGAGATCGTCCGGGACGAGAAGGGCCCGAAGATCATCATTCTCAAGTTCAAGAACAAGACCGGGTACCGCAAGCGTCAGGGACACCGTCAGCAGCTGACGCGTCTCAAGGTCACCGAGATCAAGTAG
- the rpmA gene encoding 50S ribosomal protein L27, which translates to MAHKKGASSSRNGRDSNAQRLGVKRFGGQVVSAGEIIVRQRGTHFHPGLNVGRGGDDTLFALAAGAVQFGRRRGRKVIDIVEAAV; encoded by the coding sequence ATGGCACACAAGAAAGGCGCGAGTTCCTCGCGCAACGGTCGCGACTCGAACGCCCAGCGCCTCGGTGTCAAGCGTTTCGGTGGTCAGGTTGTCAGCGCCGGCGAGATCATCGTCCGTCAGCGTGGGACGCACTTCCACCCCGGCCTGAACGTCGGCCGTGGCGGCGACGACACGCTCTTCGCTCTCGCAGCAGGTGCTGTCCAGTTCGGCCGTCGTCGTGGTCGTAAGGTCATCGACATCGTCGAGGCCGCTGTCTGA
- the obgE gene encoding GTPase ObgE has product MASFVDRVVLHASGGSGGNGCASIAREKFKPLAGPDGGNGGSGGSVIIRVDAQETTLLEFHHSPHRHASSGTQGMGDHRQGSNGDDLVLAVPSGTVVKDRDGKILADLVGDGAEFVAAPGGHGGLGNAALSSKRRKAPGFALLGEPGEEQEIVLELKTIADVALVGYPSAGKSSLIAAISKARPKIADYPFTTLVPNLGVVEAGGSRYTVADVPGLIPGASEGKGLGLEFLRHVERCAVMVHVLDCATLEQGRDPMSDLETIEAELAAYAGDLEITGGRVPLNDRPRLIVLNKIDVPEGRELAELVRPELEARGVKVFEVSAVSHEGLRNLTYALGEYVERARKFAPAVEPVRTVLRPKAVDDAGFTVQRKESGGQPYFEVRGSKPERWVRQTDFSNDEAVGYLADRLATLGIEKQLFKVGAVAGDEVRIGPETNAVIFDWEPTLVSGSELLGGPRGTDVRLEDSARPTRGDKRRQYTERMDAKTEARAELWTEREAGVWTDPNLEDGPVDH; this is encoded by the coding sequence ATGGCTTCGTTTGTTGACCGAGTGGTCCTGCACGCCTCCGGCGGGAGCGGTGGCAACGGTTGCGCGTCGATCGCCCGTGAAAAGTTCAAGCCGCTCGCCGGTCCAGACGGTGGAAACGGCGGCAGCGGCGGGTCCGTCATCATCCGCGTCGATGCTCAGGAGACCACCCTTCTCGAGTTCCACCACAGCCCGCACCGGCACGCATCGTCCGGGACGCAGGGGATGGGGGACCACCGTCAGGGCTCGAACGGCGACGACCTCGTCCTCGCGGTCCCGTCGGGCACCGTCGTGAAGGACCGCGACGGGAAGATCCTTGCCGACCTCGTCGGTGACGGAGCCGAGTTCGTCGCAGCACCGGGCGGGCACGGCGGGCTGGGCAACGCGGCCCTCTCCTCGAAGCGTCGCAAGGCTCCGGGCTTCGCCCTCCTCGGTGAGCCCGGTGAAGAGCAAGAGATCGTCCTCGAGCTCAAGACCATCGCTGACGTCGCCCTCGTCGGCTACCCGAGCGCGGGAAAGTCGAGCCTCATCGCCGCCATCTCCAAGGCGCGTCCGAAGATCGCGGACTATCCCTTCACGACGCTCGTCCCCAACCTCGGTGTCGTCGAGGCCGGCGGGTCACGCTATACGGTCGCCGACGTGCCGGGGCTCATCCCTGGCGCCAGCGAAGGCAAGGGCCTCGGGCTCGAGTTCCTCCGGCACGTCGAGCGCTGCGCTGTCATGGTGCACGTCCTCGACTGCGCGACCCTCGAGCAGGGGCGCGACCCGATGAGCGACCTCGAGACCATCGAGGCGGAGCTCGCAGCGTACGCGGGCGACCTCGAGATCACCGGAGGACGCGTACCGCTCAACGACCGTCCGCGGCTCATCGTCCTCAACAAGATCGATGTCCCTGAGGGGCGCGAGCTCGCCGAGCTCGTCCGGCCCGAGCTCGAGGCGCGCGGCGTGAAGGTGTTCGAGGTCTCCGCCGTGAGCCACGAGGGACTGCGCAACCTCACCTACGCGCTCGGTGAGTACGTCGAGCGGGCCAGAAAGTTTGCGCCGGCGGTCGAACCGGTGCGGACCGTCCTGCGCCCGAAGGCTGTCGACGACGCAGGCTTCACCGTCCAGCGCAAGGAGTCCGGTGGGCAACCGTACTTCGAGGTGCGAGGCAGCAAGCCCGAGCGCTGGGTGCGCCAGACAGACTTCTCCAACGACGAGGCCGTGGGGTATCTCGCGGACCGGCTCGCGACGCTCGGTATCGAGAAGCAGCTCTTCAAGGTGGGCGCCGTCGCAGGCGACGAGGTCCGTATCGGTCCGGAGACGAACGCCGTGATCTTCGACTGGGAGCCCACACTGGTCTCCGGATCCGAGCTGCTCGGCGGGCCACGCGGCACCGACGTCCGCTTGGAAGACTCTGCTCGACCGACCCGAGGCGACAAGCGTCGCCAGTACACCGAACGGATGGACGCGAAGACCGAGGCTCGAGCTGAGCTGTGGACCGAGCGCGAAGCCGGCGTGTGGACCGACCCGAACCTCGAAGACGGTCCCGTCGACCACTGA
- the proB gene encoding glutamate 5-kinase translates to MNEPQVDQSPRGLLKEAQRVVVKIGSSSLTAQDGHLDVAALRGLVDVIAARHAEGKHVVLVTSGAIAAGFGPLGLGSRPKDLATAQATAAVGQGLLVAQYTEAFAAHGVRVGQVLLTAEDTVRRGHYRNAQRSLERLLDLGVVPIVNENDAVATDKLRFGDNDRLAALVSHLVHADLMILLTDVDGLYDGPPTRPGAKRIREVRSPADIEHVEVTSSGSAVGTGGMITKLESVSIATASGIPVVLTLASNVAGALAGDEVGTFFAVTGKSSSRRRLWLQYAAKARGRLVLDDGAVRAVLGGTASLLPAGITAVEGSFESDDPVELVDPSGRVVARGLVSYDSTEIPELLGRSTGELRDVLGEGYDRAVVHRDYLVLVRRGRRSS, encoded by the coding sequence GTGAACGAACCGCAGGTAGATCAGTCCCCCCGGGGACTGTTGAAAGAGGCGCAGCGCGTCGTCGTGAAGATCGGCTCGTCGTCGCTCACGGCGCAGGACGGCCATCTCGATGTCGCCGCCCTGCGCGGGTTGGTCGACGTCATCGCGGCGCGGCACGCAGAAGGCAAGCACGTCGTGCTCGTGACGTCTGGTGCGATCGCAGCAGGCTTCGGCCCGCTCGGTCTCGGTTCACGTCCTAAGGACCTCGCGACCGCTCAGGCGACCGCGGCCGTCGGCCAGGGACTGCTCGTCGCGCAGTACACCGAAGCGTTCGCCGCACACGGCGTGCGCGTCGGGCAGGTCCTGCTCACGGCCGAGGACACGGTGCGACGCGGTCACTACCGCAACGCCCAACGCTCCCTCGAGCGGTTGCTCGACCTCGGAGTGGTGCCGATCGTCAACGAGAACGACGCGGTGGCGACGGACAAGCTCCGTTTCGGCGACAACGACCGCCTCGCAGCTCTCGTCTCGCACCTCGTGCACGCCGACCTCATGATCCTTCTCACGGACGTCGACGGACTGTATGACGGCCCGCCCACGCGCCCAGGGGCGAAGCGCATCCGAGAGGTCCGCAGCCCTGCTGACATCGAGCACGTCGAGGTCACGTCCTCTGGCAGCGCTGTCGGGACAGGCGGCATGATCACGAAGCTCGAGTCTGTGTCGATCGCCACCGCGTCCGGCATCCCGGTCGTCCTCACGCTGGCGAGCAACGTGGCCGGCGCCCTCGCGGGCGACGAGGTCGGCACCTTCTTCGCCGTGACAGGCAAGAGCAGCTCCCGCAGACGCCTCTGGCTCCAGTACGCGGCGAAGGCTCGCGGACGGCTCGTGCTCGACGACGGAGCGGTGCGTGCGGTGCTCGGAGGGACGGCTTCTCTGCTGCCCGCGGGGATCACAGCCGTGGAAGGGTCGTTCGAGTCGGACGACCCTGTCGAGCTCGTGGACCCGTCTGGTCGCGTCGTGGCTCGTGGACTCGTCTCCTACGACTCGACGGAGATCCCCGAGCTTCTCGGCAGGTCGACGGGCGAGCTGCGCGACGTGCTGGGCGAAGGCTATGACCGCGCAGTGGTGCACCGGGACTACCTCGTCCTCGTGCGCCGTGGCCGCCGTTCGTCCTGA
- a CDS encoding glutamate-5-semialdehyde dehydrogenase has product MTQTADQTEQPATDVSDAVIAVAERAKVASRVLATATRAVKDTALHAMADALVAATDEIVAANAVDLERGRSAGTSPGLLDRLALTGERIIVIADALRALAALPDPVGEVVRGSTLPNGLRLRQVRVPMGVVGMIYEARPNVTVDAAGLALKSGNAVILRGGSAAASSNSVIVEILGRALDSQGLPADLVQSIDAYGRPGGVALMHARGLVDVLVPRGGADLIQTVVRESTVPVIETGVGNCHVYLDASAELTTSIDIVLNSKTHRVGVCNAAETLLVHHDVAAAVLPGVLSALDAAGVTVHGDEATTALAPDGIVVVPATDDDWATEYLSLDLAVRVVPDLDGAIAHIRTWTSGHTEAIVTKDLVSSERFVAELDSAAIMVNASTRFTDGGQFGLGAEIGISTQKLHARGPMGLGELTTTKWIVNGDGHVRP; this is encoded by the coding sequence ATGACCCAGACAGCCGACCAGACCGAGCAACCAGCCACCGACGTCTCTGATGCAGTGATCGCGGTCGCCGAGCGGGCCAAGGTCGCATCGCGCGTGCTGGCTACCGCGACGCGTGCCGTCAAGGACACCGCCCTGCACGCGATGGCGGACGCCCTCGTCGCGGCAACAGACGAGATCGTCGCCGCGAACGCGGTAGACCTCGAGCGTGGACGCTCAGCCGGAACCTCTCCGGGGCTCCTCGACCGGCTCGCCCTGACGGGTGAACGGATCATCGTGATCGCCGACGCACTCCGCGCGCTCGCAGCGCTTCCGGACCCGGTAGGCGAGGTCGTGCGCGGGTCCACCCTCCCCAACGGGCTCCGGCTGCGCCAGGTGCGCGTCCCCATGGGCGTCGTCGGGATGATCTACGAAGCACGACCCAACGTCACCGTCGATGCCGCCGGGCTCGCGCTGAAGAGCGGCAACGCGGTCATCCTGCGTGGTGGGAGCGCGGCCGCGAGCTCCAACTCGGTGATCGTCGAGATCCTGGGGCGCGCACTTGATTCCCAGGGGCTGCCCGCCGACCTCGTCCAATCGATCGATGCCTATGGGCGCCCCGGCGGGGTCGCGCTCATGCACGCACGCGGCCTCGTCGACGTTCTCGTCCCACGTGGCGGCGCAGACCTCATCCAGACCGTCGTGCGCGAGTCCACGGTGCCCGTCATCGAGACCGGGGTCGGCAACTGCCACGTCTACCTCGACGCGTCTGCAGAGCTCACGACCTCGATCGACATCGTCCTCAACTCCAAGACCCACCGCGTCGGCGTGTGCAACGCCGCAGAGACGCTTCTCGTGCATCACGACGTGGCAGCGGCGGTGCTTCCCGGGGTTCTCTCAGCACTCGATGCTGCGGGGGTGACCGTCCACGGGGACGAGGCGACGACCGCTCTCGCTCCTGACGGGATCGTCGTCGTGCCAGCGACCGACGACGACTGGGCGACCGAGTACCTTTCTCTCGACCTCGCCGTCCGTGTGGTCCCCGACCTCGACGGCGCGATCGCCCACATCAGGACGTGGACCTCAGGGCACACCGAGGCGATCGTCACGAAGGACCTCGTGTCGTCGGAACGTTTCGTCGCCGAGCTCGACTCGGCGGCCATCATGGTCAATGCGTCGACCCGGTTCACCGACGGCGGCCAGTTCGGTCTGGGGGCCGAGATCGGCATCTCGACCCAGAAGCTGCACGCCCGTGGCCCGATGGGTCTGGGCGAGCTGACGACCACCAAGTGGATCGTCAACGGGGACGGCCACGTCCGCCCGTGA
- the nadD gene encoding nicotinate-nucleotide adenylyltransferase: MTSQRRRVGVMGGTFDPIHHGHLVAASEVAARFDLDEVVFVPTGQPTFKQGQDVSPSEHRYLMTVIATASNPSFTTSRVDIDRVGLTFTVDTLRDLRAERPDVDFFFITGADAIAQILSWKDTDELWQMAHFVAVTRPGHTLSVDSLPPDVVSVLEIPALSISSSDCRARARDGQPVWYLVPDGVVQHIAKYGLYSDATVRGAL; the protein is encoded by the coding sequence ATGACGTCTCAGCGACGCCGTGTAGGGGTCATGGGCGGTACGTTCGACCCGATCCACCATGGACACCTCGTGGCAGCCAGCGAGGTCGCAGCGCGGTTCGACCTGGACGAGGTCGTGTTCGTCCCGACAGGTCAGCCGACGTTCAAGCAAGGACAGGACGTCAGCCCGTCAGAGCACCGGTACCTCATGACAGTGATCGCGACGGCCTCGAACCCGAGCTTCACCACCAGCCGGGTCGACATCGACCGGGTCGGGCTGACGTTCACGGTCGACACGCTCCGAGACCTGCGCGCCGAGCGACCTGATGTCGACTTCTTCTTCATCACGGGCGCTGATGCGATCGCGCAGATCTTGTCGTGGAAGGACACGGACGAGCTCTGGCAGATGGCCCACTTCGTCGCAGTCACACGCCCGGGGCACACGCTCTCCGTCGACTCGCTGCCGCCGGACGTCGTGAGCGTCTTGGAGATCCCGGCCCTGTCGATCTCGTCGAGCGACTGCAGGGCCCGTGCGCGTGATGGCCAGCCTGTCTGGTACCTCGTGCCCGACGGTGTCGTGCAGCACATCGCGAAGTACGGCCTCTACAGCGACGCGACAGTCAGGGGTGCACTATGA